The Vibrio tasmaniensis genome includes a region encoding these proteins:
- a CDS encoding sugar-binding transcriptional regulator, with the protein MSNNIQDVSEENTDLLTEVAVAYYQDGATQEEISKKFSISRAKVGRMLKQARDEGIVEITVKYHPVFSAKIEQRLIERFGVKRALVALDQPNEEKQRLQVAGLVSNYLTSTLKNGMVVTVGQGRNVSSVAHHTGVITPRDCKFVCGIGGIHPRGGMFNADHICRQLAKKYGGSSETLYAPAYAENKAQKSAFMENSTVKQTLDLARKADVALVGIGDMSENSYMVDLGWFTAGEVVQSRLLQGVVGDFAGYDFFDVHGKAANTVMSDRVIGLGLEEFRPIAEVIAIAAENSKPLALLGALRTGVVDVIATSVSNALTVLNLDEQLKHASP; encoded by the coding sequence GAAAACACTGATCTCCTAACCGAAGTCGCGGTTGCTTACTATCAAGATGGTGCGACTCAAGAAGAGATTTCCAAAAAGTTCTCTATCTCTCGTGCAAAGGTTGGTCGAATGCTCAAACAAGCCCGCGATGAAGGGATTGTCGAGATCACCGTGAAATACCACCCAGTATTCAGCGCGAAGATCGAACAACGTTTGATCGAACGATTTGGTGTGAAGCGTGCGCTTGTAGCACTAGATCAACCGAACGAAGAGAAGCAACGTCTTCAAGTTGCAGGCTTGGTGTCTAATTACCTAACGAGCACACTGAAAAATGGCATGGTGGTGACAGTAGGACAAGGCCGTAACGTATCGTCTGTTGCTCACCACACTGGCGTAATTACTCCTCGTGATTGTAAGTTTGTATGTGGCATTGGCGGTATTCACCCAAGAGGCGGTATGTTTAATGCTGACCATATATGTAGACAACTCGCCAAGAAATACGGTGGATCTTCTGAAACCTTGTACGCGCCTGCTTATGCAGAGAATAAAGCGCAAAAATCCGCGTTCATGGAAAACAGCACCGTTAAACAAACACTCGATCTTGCCCGAAAAGCCGATGTTGCATTAGTGGGTATTGGTGATATGAGTGAAAACAGCTATATGGTCGACCTAGGTTGGTTTACGGCGGGAGAGGTCGTTCAATCTCGTTTACTACAAGGTGTGGTTGGTGACTTTGCGGGTTATGACTTTTTCGACGTTCACGGCAAAGCCGCGAATACCGTAATGAGTGACCGAGTAATCGGTTTAGGTTTGGAAGAGTTCCGTCCTATCGCGGAAGTTATCGCCATCGCTGCCGAGAACAGTAAGCCATTAGCTTTGTTAGGCGCGTTAAGAACTGGCGTGGTTGACGTGATTGCGACGAGTGTAAGTAATGCTTTAACCGTGCTTAACTTAGATGAGCAGTTGAAACATGCGTCTCCATAG